ACAGGGCGATGCGGCCGAGGCCGCTCTGTTGCAGGGCGCGGCGGCCTCGCTGTGGCCGTCGGTGGGCCTGTCGCTGTTCGGCTCGGCCCACTACAACGCCCCGCACGAGCTGTGCGAGGCGACGGCCCGGGAGCGGCTGGGCGACGAGCGGTACGAGGAGTGCGTACGGCAGGGGGCTCGGCTCGACCGGGAGGCGGCGGTGGCCCGGGCCCTGGGGCGTGGCGGGCGGGAGCCGGGTCTGGACGCGCTGCGGGCGCCGCGCGGTCCGGTACGGCATCCGACAGCGGCTGCGAGGACGCAGCAGCCCGCCGCCTCGCCCACCTGGAAGGGCGGGGAGACGGCGGGCTGAGGTGGTGCGTGGTGCTACGGCCTGCTGGTGATCAGCGGGCGTAGTACTCGACGACGAGCTGCTCGTCGCAGATCACCGGGATTTCCTTGCGGTTCGGCTCGCGGTCCAGGCGGAAGGCCAGGGCGCCGAGGTTCACCTGCAGGTAGCGCGGGGTCTCACCGTCGGGGGCGAAGCCACCGGCGCGCGCGACCTCGAACAGCGTCTTGCTGCGGCTGCGCTCGCGGACCATCACGACGTCGTCGGGACGGACACGGAACGACGGCTTGTCGACCTTGCCGCCGTTGACCTCGATGTGGCCGTGAACGACCATCTGGCGGGCCTGGTAGATCGTGCGGGCGATGCCCGAACGCAGAACCAGGGCGTCGAGACGACGCTCCAGCTCGATGACCAGGGCCTCACCGGTCTTGCCCTGCGTCTTGGCGGCACGCTCGTAGGCGCGGACGAGCTGGCGCTCGGACACGTCGTACTGCGCGCGCAGACGCTGCTTCTCCAGCAGACGGACCTTGTAGTCCGAGTTCTGCTTGCGGCCACGACCGTGCTCACCCGGCGGGTAGGGGCGGGCCTCGAAGTACTTGACGGCCTTCGGGGTCAGCGCAATGCCGAGGGCACGCGACTTCTTGACCTTGGGGCGGGGCTGGTTCGCCACAATCTCTCATTTCTGGGTGTTCGGCTCGTCAGAGTTATGGGAGGTCGCATCCGCAGCCGGGGAAACCCGCCGGGTCCGCGAGGGACCTGGTGGGCAGCCGCTCCCCTGGTCTGGGCACATACGTGCAGCACGCGAGTGACCCACCGACCGGTTCCGCCATACTTTCGTACGACGGGTGGTGATGGGTTGCCCGCGACACCATTCGAACGGTGCGCGACACTCCTGGAACCCGCTGGGGGTTCCGGCCGGTTGTCCCGCTCTGACTGCGCGGGACTCGGCACTTCGAGGGATTCTACAGGGTGCTCAGGACCGCTTGCGACCGAGGTGCTTGCGGGTCCACTCCACCGCGTCCGCGTACCGGGCCTCGGTCCCGTGCCGGGTGGGTGTGTAGTACTCCCGGTCCTTGAGCTCCTCCGGGGCGTACTGCTGGGCGGCGATCCCTTCGGGCAGGTCGTGCGGGTACACGTACCCCTGCGCGTGCCCGAGCTTGGCCGCGCCCTTGTAGTGCCCGTCCCGCAGGTGCATCGGCACGGGTCCCGCGTGGCCCTTGCGTACGTCCTCCATGGCGGCGCCGATCGCGGTGGTCGCGGCGTTGGACTTCGGGGCCAGGGCCAGGGCGATGGTCGCGTGGCTCAACGTCAGGGCGGCCTCGGGGAAGCCGATCATGGCGACGGCCTGGGCGGCGGCGACGGCTATGGGAAGGGCGCCCGGGTCGGCGAGGCCGATGTCCTCGCTGGCGGAGATCATCAGGCGGCGGGCGATGAAGCGGGGGTCCTCGCCGGCGTCGATCATGCGGGCCAGGTAGTGGAGCGCCGCGTCGACGTCCGAGCCCCTGATGGACTTGATGAGGGCGCTGGCCACGTCGTAGTGCTGGTCACCGTCCCGGTCGTAGGCCACGGCCGCCCGGTCGACCGTCTCCTCCAGTGTGGTGAGGGAGATCTCCGGCTCGCCCTTGTCGAGCGCGGCGCCCGCGGCGGCCTCCAGCGCGGTCAGGGCGCGGCGGGCGTCGCCGCCGGCGATCCGCAGGAGGTGGTTCTCGGCGTCCTCGGGGAGGGTGACGGTGCTCTTCAGGCCGCGCTCGTCGCTCACGGCCCGCTTGACGAGCGCTCGGAGGTCGTCGTCGGTGAGGGGTTCGAGGGTCAGCAGGAGGGACCGGGACAGCAGCGGGGAGATCACCGAGAAGTACGGGTTCTCGGTGGTCGCCGCGATCAGGGTCACCCAGCGGTTCTCGACCGCGGGGAGCAGGGAGTCCTGCTGGGCCTTGCTGAAGCGGTGGATCTCGTCGAGGAAGAGGACGGTCTCCTTGCCGAAGCCTCCGATGGCGCGGCGGGCGCCGTCGATGACCGCGCGGACCTCCTTGACCCCGGCGGTGATCGCGGAGAGCTCCACGAAACGCTTGTTGGTCGCCTTCGACACGACGTACGCCAGTGTCGTCTTGCCGGTGCCCGGGGGTCCCCAGAGGATCACTGAGGAAGGTCCGGCGGGGCCGCCGCTGCCCTCACCGACCAGCCGGCGCAGTGGCGAACCCGCCTTGAGCAGGTGCTGCTGGCCCACCACCTCGTCGAGGGTGCGCGGGCGCATCCGGACCGCCAGGGGGCTGCCTGCCGGGTCCTTCTCCTGGCGCTCTTCCGCCGCGGCGGTGAACAGATCGGGCTCCACGTCCAAAACCCTATGTCACGCCACTGACAACGTCCGAAGGCTCAGGCCCAGAGGCTGGAGCCCCAGCGGGTCAGGATCATCATCGCGATGATGCCGCAGTGCGTGACCGGCAGGACCCAGGTGAACTCCGCGAGGAAGCGCTTGAGCCAGCCCGGGGACGGCAGGAAGTCGTTGCGCACGTTGAACGAGGTGACGTACCAGAACATGGTGATCGTGGCGACCCAGGCCAGCGAGCACCACAGGCACAGCGCGTTGATCCGGTACAGGGACTGGAACTGGAGCCAGGTCACGAACAGCACGCCGAAGAGCGTGCCGAAGTTGAAGGTGAGCCAGTACCAGCCCGGGAAGCGGGCGCGAGTGAGCAGGCTCACACCGACGCAGATCACGATGCCGTAGCAGACGAGGCCGAGCATCGGATTGGGGAACCCGAAGGCGGCGGCCTGCTTGCTCTCCATGACGCTGCCGCAGGAGACGATCGGGTTGAGGGAGCAGCTCGGGGTGAACGTCTTGCCGCTCACCTTGCCCTCGAGGATCTTGAACTTGTCGATCGTGATGACCCACGCGGCGAGCAGTCCGGCCGCGCCGGTGATCACCAGCATCAGGGCGAAGGCACGGCTGCCGCCCTCCGTCCGGGGCGCCCTGTCGGCGTCCGCCGACGCGCGATCGGGCTCCGTGGAGACGTCTTTCACTGTGGTCTTGCTCATCACGCCGATCCGTCTGCTTGAGAGTTGGACCTTCTTCGGGCAGGGGCCATTGTGCCGTACACAGAGGCTTGTCCACCGTTCGGTGGACATAAGGAAGTACGCACGGTCGTCCCTGAGCGTTCGGTTCCGGCCGACCCTCGCAGACATGACAACACACGCGAACGAACTCGCTGTGGACGTTCGGGGGCTGCGCAAGCAGTACGGCGAAGTGACCGCGGTCGACGGAATCGACCTCGGTATCCGCACGGGCGAGGTGTTCGGCCTGCTGGGACCCAATGGCGCGGGCAAGAGCACCACGGTGGAGATCCTCCAGGGCAACCGCGACCGGGACGCGGGGGAGGTCTCGGTCCTCGGCTCGGACCCGGCGCACGGCACACGCGCGTGGCGCTCACGTGTCGGAATCGTCTGGCAGGACGAATCGGCGCCCGCGGAGTTGACGGTCGGCGAGACCGTCCGGCATTTCGCCCGCTACTACCCGAGGCCGCGGGACCCGGAGGAGGTCATCGGTCTGGTGGGTCTGGAGGCCAAGGCGGGCAGCCGGATCAAGGCGCTCTCGGGCGGCCAGCGGCGGCGCCTGGACGTGGCACTCGGTGTGATCGGCGACCCCGACCTGCTGCTCCTGGACGAGCCGACGACCGGCTTCGACCCGGCGGCCCGGCGCCAGTTCTGGGACCTGATCCGCAAACTGTCCGACGAGGGCACCACCATCCTGCTCACCACGCACTACCTGGAGGAGGCCGAGGCGCTCGCCGACCGGCTGGCCGTGATCTCCCGTGGCAGGGTCGTCGCCGAGGACGAACCGGCCCGGCTGCGGGAGCGCTACGGCACCGGCACCACCGTCGAGTGGACCGACCCTGACGGCACCCCGCGCGCGGAGCACACCGACACCCCGACCAGGACGGTCGCCGAGCTGATGCGCCGCTTCGACGGCGAGATCCCGGGGCTCCAGGTGAGCCGCCCCACGCTGGAGGACGTCTACCTCCGGCTGACCGGACAGGAGGACGCGCGATGACCACGACCGCCGTACGGTCCAGGACCGATGCCCGCGCGTTGCGGCTGCCCGGCACCTGGGGGCTCGGCCTTCGGCGGGGCACCCTGGAGATCAAGCAGTTCTTCCGCCAGCGCGACCAGATGGTGTTCACCTTCGCCTTCCCGGTGGTCTTCCTGTTCCTGTTCGCGTCGATCTTCAGCGACGACGTGAAAGGGGCGGGCATCAGCGTCCAGCAGCTCTACGTCCCGGCGATGATGGCCGCCGGCATCATGTCGACGAGCTTTCAGTCGCTCGGCATCTCGATCACCAT
This is a stretch of genomic DNA from Streptomyces sp. NBC_00285. It encodes these proteins:
- the rpsD gene encoding 30S ribosomal protein S4, with product MANQPRPKVKKSRALGIALTPKAVKYFEARPYPPGEHGRGRKQNSDYKVRLLEKQRLRAQYDVSERQLVRAYERAAKTQGKTGEALVIELERRLDALVLRSGIARTIYQARQMVVHGHIEVNGGKVDKPSFRVRPDDVVMVRERSRSKTLFEVARAGGFAPDGETPRYLQVNLGALAFRLDREPNRKEIPVICDEQLVVEYYAR
- a CDS encoding replication-associated recombination protein A, whose translation is MEPDLFTAAAEERQEKDPAGSPLAVRMRPRTLDEVVGQQHLLKAGSPLRRLVGEGSGGPAGPSSVILWGPPGTGKTTLAYVVSKATNKRFVELSAITAGVKEVRAVIDGARRAIGGFGKETVLFLDEIHRFSKAQQDSLLPAVENRWVTLIAATTENPYFSVISPLLSRSLLLTLEPLTDDDLRALVKRAVSDERGLKSTVTLPEDAENHLLRIAGGDARRALTALEAAAGAALDKGEPEISLTTLEETVDRAAVAYDRDGDQHYDVASALIKSIRGSDVDAALHYLARMIDAGEDPRFIARRLMISASEDIGLADPGALPIAVAAAQAVAMIGFPEAALTLSHATIALALAPKSNAATTAIGAAMEDVRKGHAGPVPMHLRDGHYKGAAKLGHAQGYVYPHDLPEGIAAQQYAPEELKDREYYTPTRHGTEARYADAVEWTRKHLGRKRS
- a CDS encoding ABC transporter ATP-binding protein — encoded protein: MTTHANELAVDVRGLRKQYGEVTAVDGIDLGIRTGEVFGLLGPNGAGKSTTVEILQGNRDRDAGEVSVLGSDPAHGTRAWRSRVGIVWQDESAPAELTVGETVRHFARYYPRPRDPEEVIGLVGLEAKAGSRIKALSGGQRRRLDVALGVIGDPDLLLLDEPTTGFDPAARRQFWDLIRKLSDEGTTILLTTHYLEEAEALADRLAVISRGRVVAEDEPARLRERYGTGTTVEWTDPDGTPRAEHTDTPTRTVAELMRRFDGEIPGLQVSRPTLEDVYLRLTGQEDAR
- a CDS encoding vitamin K epoxide reductase family protein; this encodes MSKTTVKDVSTEPDRASADADRAPRTEGGSRAFALMLVITGAAGLLAAWVITIDKFKILEGKVSGKTFTPSCSLNPIVSCGSVMESKQAAAFGFPNPMLGLVCYGIVICVGVSLLTRARFPGWYWLTFNFGTLFGVLFVTWLQFQSLYRINALCLWCSLAWVATITMFWYVTSFNVRNDFLPSPGWLKRFLAEFTWVLPVTHCGIIAMMILTRWGSSLWA